TCAGGAGGGCTGGGGAGGCCTATTATGTGACCAAGGTACGCCAGACAACTTGGCTCACTGCTGCTAttcctttttaaaaagatgCTCTCATATTACTTGCACCCTGTTTTCATTTGAATTAACTTGAAAGCATTAGTAAATTAGGTTTCCTCTGAAGTGTTCTATTCATAGCTTTCTGCACATCCGGGGGTAGataggttgtgtgtgtgtgtcctgcagACACCCTGTAAACAAACActcttctcctctctcccccAATCCAGACCTGAACTTCTGCACCCATCACCATCCCTGCTTGAATGGCGCCACTTGCATGAACACTGGCCAGGGAAGCTATACGTGTACATGCTTGCCAGGCTTCACGGGGGTCAACTGTGAGCTGGAGATGAAGGAGTGTGACAGCAACCCCTGCAGGAATGGGGGGACATGCACAGTAAGTAGGAAACTGAGCGGTGCATGCCCAACATTCGCTGCTGATCTTACTTACTCActgacttgtttttatttccatttcccAAGAATCTGGAGAGCGGCTACATGTGCACCTGTCCCCAGGGCTTCGAGGGTTCCCACTGTGAGCACAGCCTGCTGACCTGTGCCGACTCTCCCTGCTTCCACAAGGGGAAATGTAAGGAAAAGGACAACGGGCGCAGCTACATGTGCGAGTGTCCCAGAGGCTACACCGGGCTCAACTGCGAGAAGAAAGTGGACAAGTGCACGTCGCTTCCCTGCGCTAATGGTACAGTCTTCCTTTCCTCTTTGCcacccccccctttttttttctgaacttcCCTTTCCCCCCCACTCCAATTCCTGCCACTGGAACAACAGGAATTGGTGGGAACTTGGTGTCTATTGTCCTCCATGTAAACACTCAGCAGCTTCGAGCAGCAGCTTGTAAATGTCACCACAGCTTGCTGTGGTTGTTGATGAAAGGGGACAAATATCCAGCGCAGTTCAATTTCTGTCCTCATGTAAACACAGAGGGCTCTGGGATTGTTCTGCGCTGGGAGAACAATATGCAGCACTGCGGTCACACTGTGGATTCAGTGGAAATGTGTGAACTCAAGCAGCCTCGCGGGAGGGATTACGGAGATTGTGTTCTCTGTCTTTGATTTTGAAATGCCGCACTGTCGAAACGTCTCTCACTCTGTTTGCTAATGGTAGCTTCCTCCGAGTTTCCTCCAAACCTGTATTCGTTGATGCTTATGATCTACATccgctttctctttttttcataggAGGTCTGTGTCAGCTCCATGGTGGCATCCGTGTGTGCAGCTGCCGCGCAGGGTTTACCGGCCAGCGCTGCGAAATCAACATCAACGAGTGTGCTGGAAACCCCTGCCTTAATGGAGGCACCTGCCAGGACCGAATCAACGACTACACTTGCATCTGTCCTGCCGGCTACGGAGGGCGAAACTGCGACCGGATCCTGAACGAGTGTTCCCTTCAGGCCTGCCTCAATGGGGGTACTTGCAGTGGAGGAGGTGGGCCGGGCAAGTCTCCAGCAACTTGCAGCTGCCCCGCTGGCTTCACTGGACCCCAATGCGAATATTTCGCCGTCACCTCTCCTGTGACCACCGGAGAGAACAAAGATGGTTTCCAGTGGGCGGCGGTTTCTCTGGCTGTTGGGCTGGTGGCACTACTGGTGGTGCTGTGCATGGTGGTCTTGGCCTTGAGGCACATCCACAGGCAAGCCCAGAGGCAGCGAAGAGAATCAGAGACTATGAACAACTTGTCCAGCAGTCAGAGGGATAACCTGATCCCAGTGTCCCAGCTCAAAAACACCAACCAGAAAATCAGCCTGGAAGTAGACTGTGACTCAGagaaatcaaactttattcataaAAACTATCACTTGGACCCTTACAACTCGAAATCAAAGGAGTTCAAGGACGAAAAGTCACAAGAGGATAAAAGTCTTATTTATGACAAGGGTTTAGATGATAAAACGCCTTTGAGTAGAGTGTACAGGTAAGAGAAAACATATTTGCATGTCTTTATACTCAAGTCTTGGCTGCCATAATGTCTGTTAAAGAACTATTTATTCCACTCACATAGatagtgtgtatatatacaggGCTCTGCTGAGTAGAAATGACTGATATGTATGAAAAGCCTCTGTCATGTAATCCTCATTTGCACCCAACAGTGGGCCCCCCAACCATACATTGCTCTTCATCCACAGAGTTTATATTGAACAATTGCTTAGCTATGTACCGCACACTCTTCTTTGCTGCTTCGCCGCATGTGTATACACCTAACGCATAGTTCTGCCATGTGCTTCTAGTTTGCGTTAACACAAAGTGTGATTTGTGTTTTGCAGCGAAAAGCCAGAGTGTAGAATATCTACAATATGCTCCTCGAGAGACTCCATGTACCAGTCGGTATTTGTTATAGCGGAAGAGAGGAGGGAATGCGTCATAGCGACTGAGGtaaggcaaataaataaataaataactgaaataaaatcaCATCTTCATCAGCATTGCCTTAGATCCTCTATTTGACATCCATTAGGTTGTCTCAAGTGCACGATTCCTCACCAACATTCATAGGAGAAGATGAGACTTGCtgtttttccctgtttttttgGTATTCTGACCTAAGCTGGGGGGGAAACGCAATCACATGCATTATTGGTTTCTATAAATTATGCTAGCTACACTTTATCTTGGCCATATGATGACCTAAAGTGAGAACCTATAATGATTTCTCGCACATGTTTGGCTCTGCTCGGTCTCAAAGGTGCTATGTTTTAGTGCTGTGGCTTTTAGTGGAATTTTTAGCATGTTTACTTCCAAGCAAAATATAACAGTGATACCAGTGAGTTTGAGCTAAAGGAGTGCTTggaaactgtttttaatttgctgtttttatgttgttcaGATTATTTGGTCTAactccatttttttctctcttttatccCACAGGTATAAACTGTGAGTGTCAGAAGGCAAGGGAACGAGGGGGGGGAGACACAATCAAGGCAGAATGTAATATTCTGGATTGTTTACAAATGCTGAGAAGAGACTGGAGATCATTTTAGATGTTCACTGCTGCTCTGGAACACTTGAGAACTGGAGAGGGCAGAAAAGTCTGCTCtgcaaaaaggaaagaaaaacaaaaacaacaaaaaaaaggacagaaatGAAAAACTTTGACCGAGTGTTTGTATGCAACACATGTACAGTGAAGGACCTCTCTCAGTCGCGACAATGGTTAAATGGACTGGCAAAAAAATAGACTGACTGCACGAGGTGTGACGACAGCATCGGTGAAATTATTAAACTTCTAACCTTGGCCATCctggacagtaaaaaaaaaaaacaaaaaaggagagagagagataaagggTGGATTGTCACCCTGTGTATCTGACCTGGCCTTGTGTGATAATCATGATGACTTTGACAGCCAACCaatcagtaaaaaagaaaaggtgccTAAAGATTTGACCACTccaaatccccccccccccccccaaccccccacccccccacccccacctttCCCCTTCTTTCCTGCCAGCTTCGCCTGCTATGCAAGACTCAGGGTCTAGACAAGTGAACTCACCCTGTGTCACAATCCAACCTCACCACCGCTGAGATCTGAATGTCTGAAACTAATCTTCAGCCGTCAATCacgtggaaaaaagaaaaaaagaattgggGGAGGGGGGTTGGACACGTCATGCGCAAGGGTGAAGATCGTATGCAGCCCAAATTCACTAGAAGCCTTAAAAAAACGGGGTTTGAATGCTCAGTTGTGTGCCCTTGTCTGTCCTTGGATCGATTTGCACtaccaaaataaacaaacaaaaacaataggGGAAAAAATACTTTGAAAATCAACAGGGATTTGAAGAGAAAACCACAGGAGCGCAACAGTCAGTGCAGTGCCAGCACGATCCAAGAGAAAGGGAAAAGTTTGCGCATAGAAAAAAggtgttgggttttttgttttgttttttgttctttttaatgcaACTGAAAACAAGAGACtcaaaacgagaagaaaaagacTGTCACACCACTGCCTGCCTATAATGAATTTCAAAAGTACAGAACcaataatgtaattttttttaaatgagtatTTCCagagttttaatttaaatatgacACACTGCTCTTTATATGTTTTATAATGTTATTTTGTATATAATGCATATTTATAAGGACCAAACTTCTGAAGAATAAAAAATTCTGTGAAAATTTCtggaaagaaattatttttgaggcctttttttttcttttacattattGACCGTGTGTGTctagtatttatttatatctgtTTAGCTTCATTTCAGCCAACAGCATTGGTTTAATCAGTGCTAACTGCTCTCCTGCAGTAACACAACATCACATATAATGTTTTGGACATTTGGTAAATGAAGGTCCTTGAATGTAGTATGTCTACCTCGAGTAATTCCTGGAAATGCTGTTGGCTCTGGCCCCACTCACTCAgccacccacccacccccttgtttctctctctccagcCCTAAATTGGCTTGAAATTCAAATCCGTTTCCACGGATACCACCCCCTCAAGCTGGAAATGGTGAAACAAAGCCCGGCGCGGGGCAAaagggggaatgcctccccacCACCACTActcttctctctctcacccCTCCCTCCTCATAAAGCTCGTGCACGCATCCGTGCGCACACGCGCAGCCGTCCAAGCAGATGCCGTGGGGAAGCGCGGTGTGAGTCTGCAGTGccataaaaacagcagcatATGCCAAGCCTCTCAGCCTGTGCGCACGACCCACAGAGACCTCCTCccataaaaaatacactcagGCACTTGCAGGCTCCCCAACTGCTCTTCCTCCCCTTCAGGGTTAAGAGCAATATTTCAATGCCCGGTTCCGTACCACCCACTCCTCTGCAAACAAAGCTGGAGAGAGGACCTGGCACCAGCAGAGAGGAGGGTGAAACCAGATGGAAGCCAGCGGATCTGCGAGGATtccacataaataaataagtcaacttttctaaaatagagATCTTTATCAGAGTACTCTTCTTCGTCTTACTAGCATTTACCGTCCTCATCTATTTGGAAAATAGCCACTGTTCCATACAGTTTGGAAGAGCGCTTAAGGATCAgtggtttttattattattttttttagtttgtcttttttcctttctctctctctctctgtgtgtgtgtgtgtgtcatgcacATTATCAGAATCTCTCCTGACTCCAATTAACACAAATGCTGCAACAGTCAACACCCCCTAATCAGCAGCAATCAACACTCAGCAGAGAATCTGGATGGTttttccctcacacacacacacatcctgtcAGCCCGTTGACCTAGGCATCCTCATCCTCAGCTagtgtgtgttcattaaaaaaaaaagaaaaaaaagaaaggagttTGGAAAGGGGAGCTTCCGCACATGCTCGGAAAAAACATACGTGCTATCACAGTGATGAATCACCCAGTTAAAGGCCTCTCGCGCTGTGGTCATCTGTTACCTGACCCAGCCTGATAGTGCTTCCCACCGTCCGCACACTCACACCTACGAGCAGGAGCGCTCTCTCATCCACACTCCATCGCACATGCTAAGGCTCTGCTCTTTGGCCTCTCGGTGTCCATAACACAGCCAGGCATTTTCATTGTGTTATAATCACAGCATCCTGTTTGTGACCCGGTGACATCAGTTCCTGTTTCCtccctgattaaaaaaaaaaaaaaaaaaaaacagaacatgccACTGCATGCTGACTGCTTTTCTCACGCATCGTTTTCATTTCGTTCTGTACTTAGCTCGCACACATG
The genomic region above belongs to Pelmatolapia mariae isolate MD_Pm_ZW linkage group LG15, Pm_UMD_F_2, whole genome shotgun sequence and contains:
- the dll4 gene encoding delta-like protein 4 — its product is MAAWFTFTIAFSTTLISQVFGSGVFELDLHEFKNHKGLLANGDACKPNCRTYFRICLKNYQAVVSPGDCIFGSTMTPVLGTNSFSAKDSGTLPTPIQIPFNFGWPGSFSLIIEAWHSPYGNLPVETNNQDALISLFTIQRQLGVGTDWSQDTLADVQTELKYSYRFICNESYYGESCSKKCTPRDDRFGHYTCTRDGQLSCLSGWKGKYCEEPICLEGCSERNGNCTKPGECVCRDGWQGTFCDECRKYPACKHGTCQLPWQCNCQEGWGGLLCDQDLNFCTHHHPCLNGATCMNTGQGSYTCTCLPGFTGVNCELEMKECDSNPCRNGGTCTNLESGYMCTCPQGFEGSHCEHSLLTCADSPCFHKGKCKEKDNGRSYMCECPRGYTGLNCEKKVDKCTSLPCANGGLCQLHGGIRVCSCRAGFTGQRCEININECAGNPCLNGGTCQDRINDYTCICPAGYGGRNCDRILNECSLQACLNGGTCSGGGGPGKSPATCSCPAGFTGPQCEYFAVTSPVTTGENKDGFQWAAVSLAVGLVALLVVLCMVVLALRHIHRQAQRQRRESETMNNLSSSQRDNLIPVSQLKNTNQKISLEVDCDSEKSNFIHKNYHLDPYNSKSKEFKDEKSQEDKSLIYDKGLDDKTPLSRVYSEKPECRISTICSSRDSMYQSVFVIAEERRECVIATEV